The following are encoded together in the uncultured Sphaerochaeta sp. genome:
- a CDS encoding GntR family transcriptional regulator — protein MYKVIAEDLNQQVYESLRYMILSGELVPDQKLVQEELAQRLQVSRTPLLSAFAKLEREMLLISIPRRGYYVRSVNLNELLQIYEIRLRLEPLGACEAAFNVEEEEIHELMRKTEALELLDDEKLNSQFRSYDYAFHSTIMQMSNNPFLEKMVSSFNLVTLGNLTGMLRNVRDSLAEHTVILRSILTHDPEKAEQAMFKHVEVAKKRIEQYILEKDCS, from the coding sequence ATGTATAAAGTAATTGCTGAAGACTTGAACCAACAAGTGTATGAATCATTAAGGTATATGATCCTTAGTGGAGAATTGGTCCCTGACCAGAAGCTTGTGCAAGAAGAGCTTGCACAACGATTACAAGTGTCAAGGACGCCACTTCTTTCAGCTTTTGCAAAGCTTGAGCGAGAAATGTTGCTCATCTCTATTCCAAGAAGAGGGTATTATGTCCGCTCGGTCAATCTGAATGAATTATTGCAGATTTATGAAATTCGCTTACGCCTAGAACCGTTGGGAGCTTGTGAGGCAGCGTTTAATGTCGAAGAAGAAGAGATCCATGAACTGATGAGGAAGACCGAAGCATTGGAATTATTGGATGATGAGAAGTTGAATAGTCAATTTCGTTCGTATGATTATGCTTTTCACTCAACTATCATGCAAATGAGCAATAATCCATTTTTGGAAAAAATGGTTTCTTCCTTCAATCTAGTGACTCTTGGAAACCTAACCGGAATGTTACGCAATGTACGGGATAGTCTTGCTGAGCATACTGTTATTCTCCGTTCGATCTTGACACATGATCCTGAGAAGGCCGAACAAGCAATGTTTAAACATGTTGAAGTTGCGAAGAAGCGAATTGAGCAGTATATTCTGGAAAAGGATTGTTCATGA
- a CDS encoding AraC family transcriptional regulator codes for MTYQQPLLYEQGMAITINHPQDPLYYYFDYDERPFSANMEFQHFHEFYEIFILLEEQASHLIEGQFYDLKKYDMVLLKPSLLHKTKYLMGPPSKRLIINFSIPNNLYGLGRNLEGVLSPFHDQVPIFRFPQAVQDQLFSGLNQIFSVSSSKLPNSSLYVHAKFLEFLFTLNDQKKQNCYEGEQFSDSITQKIYSITSYIHANFREQFSLEALSRQFFISPCYLSHQFKEVTGFTLIRYIQMTRVKNAQQLLLYTDLKIKEITERCGFSSFSQFNRVFNKFCGCSPSQFRLRGPKQTLHLLNLKEERA; via the coding sequence ATGACTTACCAGCAACCACTACTGTATGAGCAAGGGATGGCGATCACAATCAACCACCCACAGGACCCGTTGTACTACTATTTCGACTACGACGAACGTCCTTTCAGCGCAAACATGGAGTTTCAGCATTTCCATGAATTCTACGAAATTTTCATCCTCTTGGAGGAGCAAGCCAGCCACCTCATAGAGGGACAATTCTATGACCTTAAGAAATATGACATGGTCTTGCTCAAGCCCTCTCTGCTCCATAAGACGAAGTATCTGATGGGGCCTCCCTCCAAGCGACTGATTATCAACTTCTCCATACCCAATAACCTCTATGGTTTGGGAAGGAATCTGGAAGGGGTGCTCTCTCCATTCCATGATCAAGTACCTATCTTCCGCTTTCCCCAAGCGGTACAGGACCAGTTGTTTTCCGGTCTGAACCAGATATTCTCTGTCTCCTCGAGCAAGCTGCCGAACTCATCTCTTTACGTCCATGCAAAGTTCCTCGAATTTCTTTTCACCTTGAATGATCAGAAAAAGCAGAATTGCTATGAGGGTGAGCAGTTTTCAGACTCTATCACCCAGAAAATATACTCCATTACCAGTTACATTCATGCAAACTTTCGTGAACAGTTCAGCTTGGAGGCATTGAGCCGTCAGTTCTTTATCAGTCCGTGTTACCTCTCCCACCAGTTCAAGGAAGTTACTGGATTCACCTTGATCAGGTACATTCAGATGACTCGTGTGAAAAACGCCCAACAGTTGTTGCTCTATACCGACCTGAAGATCAAGGAGATAACCGAACGATGTGGGTTCTCCTCATTCAGCCAGTTTAACCGGGTATTCAACAAGTTCTGCGGATGCTCGCCATCACAGTTCCGTCTCCGTGGTCCAAAGCAGACACTTCACTTGCTCAACCTGAAGGAGGAACGAGCATGA
- a CDS encoding glycoside hydrolase family 88 protein yields MTDLFQALNSLKTGFHGILHERDEYFLKNMQSRNLAGDDIERYQFWEWPQGIGLFALAQLWKHTKDPQQLEFLTSFYDQRIAEGLPAKNINTMAPLLALSMIAQEIPKESYIATCREWAEWAMHELPRTEEGGFQHITSDTVNKGELWDDTLMMAVAPLANIGILLGEESYLAEAVRQVKIHAQYLQDEESGLWYHGYSFLEKSNFCKALWGRGNCWITISLPFLMNILPLETTDHAFFASLLTRQASALKQYQAENGMWHTLLDDEDSYLEASATCGFSYGLLRAQRLGLLDDAYRTVALKALDTVIHLVDRNGSVFQVSYGTPMGRTSKDFYKQIPLIPMPYGTALALLYLIEASQI; encoded by the coding sequence ATGACTGACCTTTTTCAAGCCCTCAACTCTCTTAAAACAGGATTCCACGGGATCTTACATGAGAGGGATGAGTACTTTCTCAAGAATATGCAGAGCCGAAACCTTGCAGGGGACGATATTGAACGTTATCAGTTCTGGGAGTGGCCCCAGGGTATAGGCTTGTTCGCCCTCGCCCAACTCTGGAAGCATACCAAGGATCCTCAACAACTGGAATTTCTCACTTCCTTCTATGACCAGAGAATTGCTGAGGGACTGCCGGCGAAGAATATCAATACAATGGCCCCTCTACTTGCACTCTCCATGATCGCCCAGGAAATTCCCAAGGAGAGCTACATTGCCACATGCAGGGAGTGGGCTGAGTGGGCGATGCATGAACTGCCAAGGACTGAAGAAGGAGGTTTCCAACATATCACAAGCGATACGGTCAATAAGGGTGAACTTTGGGACGATACATTGATGATGGCTGTAGCTCCCCTGGCAAACATTGGTATACTTCTCGGGGAAGAGTCCTACCTTGCCGAGGCTGTAAGACAAGTGAAAATTCATGCCCAGTATCTACAGGATGAGGAGAGTGGCCTTTGGTACCACGGGTACTCATTTTTAGAAAAGTCGAACTTCTGTAAAGCCTTATGGGGCAGGGGGAATTGCTGGATAACCATTTCCCTGCCATTCCTGATGAACATCCTCCCTTTGGAAACTACTGACCATGCATTCTTTGCCTCCTTGCTCACCAGACAGGCTTCTGCATTGAAGCAGTATCAGGCAGAAAACGGGATGTGGCATACCTTGTTGGATGATGAGGATTCCTATCTCGAGGCAAGTGCAACCTGCGGTTTCTCCTATGGACTCCTGCGTGCCCAGAGGCTGGGGTTGCTCGATGACGCTTACAGGACTGTCGCGCTTAAAGCTCTCGATACGGTTATTCACCTTGTCGACAGGAATGGAAGCGTCTTTCAAGTCTCCTATGGTACTCCCATGGGGCGAACGAGCAAGGACTTCTACAAACAGATACCATTGATACCTATGCCCTATGGGACAGCCCTGGCGCTTCTGTATTTAATTGAGGCAAGTCAGATATAG
- a CDS encoding glycosyl hydrolase family 28 protein — translation MIHYPRATGVVAIDTKQVQDAIDQAASQGGGTVSLSSGQSYCCGTLVLKSRVTLHLENGARLVASPNLEDYREGDEIDSDENRGVGTPVLRKPAFAFLYAYGAESVVISGEGTIDGNCYQFVKRINQYHCTGDFYPRPTLIYLEKCNKITVKGVTLVDSPFWSLHMGGCDTVLVDGITIDNPLDVANSDGIDPDHCTNVRIIGCHISCADDCICLKNTQGNHGYSPTCSVIISDCTLTSTSAAIKIGTEGVDDFSDILVHHCIISKSNRGISIQVRDQGSVRNVHFSDILIETRLFSEEYWGKAEAIAITSFSRDKQTTSGTISNVSFTRISSRGESGVLIASDGKKIRDIRFDEVQIHLEKTSKWPIYGYDLRPKEASPFLLERPISGLFIQNAEDVRLSQVKVTAEEGSGFLGVLVDENATIEGEVHNAT, via the coding sequence ATGATCCACTACCCCAGAGCTACCGGTGTGGTGGCCATAGATACCAAGCAAGTCCAAGACGCGATAGACCAAGCTGCATCGCAAGGAGGAGGTACGGTTAGCCTCTCCAGTGGACAATCCTACTGTTGTGGGACCTTGGTCCTGAAGAGCCGTGTCACACTCCATCTTGAGAACGGTGCTCGCTTAGTAGCGAGCCCGAACCTGGAAGACTACCGTGAAGGGGACGAGATTGACAGCGATGAGAACCGGGGTGTTGGAACCCCTGTTCTCCGGAAACCTGCCTTTGCTTTTCTCTACGCCTATGGAGCGGAGTCAGTGGTGATCAGCGGGGAGGGTACCATCGATGGTAACTGTTACCAATTCGTGAAGCGTATAAACCAATACCACTGCACCGGGGACTTCTATCCCCGGCCGACTCTCATCTACCTGGAAAAGTGCAACAAGATAACAGTGAAAGGGGTCACGCTTGTCGATAGCCCCTTCTGGTCACTGCACATGGGTGGTTGCGATACTGTCTTGGTTGATGGGATCACTATCGACAATCCCCTGGACGTAGCCAACAGTGACGGGATTGACCCAGACCACTGCACGAATGTACGTATCATTGGATGCCATATCAGCTGTGCTGATGACTGCATCTGCCTAAAAAATACGCAAGGTAATCATGGGTATTCTCCGACCTGTTCTGTGATTATCAGCGATTGTACCCTCACCTCTACCTCTGCCGCAATAAAAATCGGGACCGAGGGAGTGGATGATTTCTCTGATATCCTGGTTCATCACTGCATCATTTCCAAGAGTAATCGTGGTATCTCCATTCAGGTAAGAGATCAAGGCTCTGTACGCAATGTACATTTCTCTGACATCCTTATCGAGACCCGACTCTTTAGTGAAGAGTATTGGGGGAAGGCGGAGGCTATCGCCATAACCAGCTTTAGCAGGGACAAGCAAACAACCAGTGGAACTATCAGCAATGTATCCTTCACAAGGATCTCCAGCCGAGGAGAGAGTGGAGTGCTTATTGCCAGTGATGGGAAAAAGATCCGGGATATTCGTTTTGATGAGGTACAGATTCATTTGGAGAAAACGAGCAAGTGGCCGATCTATGGCTATGATCTACGTCCCAAGGAGGCAAGTCCCTTCTTGCTGGAGAGACCAATAAGTGGCCTCTTTATCCAGAATGCTGAGGATGTCCGTCTCTCACAAGTGAAGGTAACAGCCGAAGAGGGTTCAGGATTCCTAGGAGTCTTGGTAGATGAGAATGCAACCATAGAGGGGGAAGTACACAATGCTACATGA
- a CDS encoding GntR family transcriptional regulator has translation MIPVKKSSLKDLVYQQIKLMISNKDLLPGDKVNRKQLAQLLGVSQTPVQDAIVRLIQEGLFEDKKSNGIYVRVFTNKDMQDIFALRAGIEGIALRLCISKGCEEIEDLFMLFDSFSVPMTDSEEIARYQKIDRMFHEQIITRSGNELMKDFVKDFSFILRCYHKGLLRHPDETLPEHLAIIQAARERNPEKAQNLLIAHHMASYERLSDL, from the coding sequence ATGATTCCTGTAAAGAAAAGTTCACTGAAAGATCTTGTATACCAACAGATCAAATTAATGATTTCAAACAAGGACCTATTACCTGGTGATAAGGTAAATAGGAAACAGCTGGCTCAACTTTTAGGGGTCAGTCAAACTCCTGTTCAAGATGCCATCGTAAGACTGATTCAGGAAGGATTGTTTGAAGATAAGAAATCTAATGGGATATATGTAAGAGTCTTCACTAATAAAGATATGCAAGATATTTTTGCCTTACGCGCAGGCATTGAAGGAATTGCATTACGCCTCTGTATATCTAAAGGATGTGAAGAGATTGAAGACCTCTTCATGTTGTTCGATTCCTTTTCTGTCCCCATGACTGATTCTGAAGAGATTGCAAGATACCAGAAAATAGATAGAATGTTTCATGAGCAAATCATTACAAGATCTGGCAATGAATTGATGAAGGATTTCGTAAAAGATTTTAGCTTTATATTACGATGTTATCACAAGGGGTTGTTGAGACATCCTGATGAGACATTGCCCGAGCATCTTGCAATTATCCAAGCTGCCCGGGAAAGAAATCCTGAGAAGGCTCAAAATCTCTTGATCGCTCATCATATGGCTTCCTATGAGAGACTATCTGATCTCTAA
- a CDS encoding glycoside hydrolase family 38 C-terminal domain-containing protein encodes MLHDMSYLPRQMRRRIESWTEELRRHFYVPICPLEWEGFLTYEQLSKDTAMSGSFSSFPEGRKWGAKGEYGWFRSSFVIPEEYWGKVTCSPIGVGGEALVYFDGSAVGSIDRHHKLVYLSYNGQKGKHTLFVEAYAGSGVLLEGGGPIPPTRRVYPPVGSTQQRIEGASVGYIEEDVYQLYHDVFTLTNLLEVLEPTSLQAESIVGALTQFTRIVDFEKDHKAMVASCTEARSLLAPLLSWKNGSCAPRFSVFGQSHIDLAWKWTVEETKRKCGRTYANQISLLKQYPEYRFLLCEPALLEMIRTYHPSLFAEVSELLSDGRLIAEGAFYVECDTNLPSAESLVKQLVYGQRWFKKETGSPSTFAWLPDTFGFSASLPQILRQAGVTSFGTQKLLRADPESDPFPFTDFWWEGEDGTRILSNMCYRNNCEITPKELYKRWHVNRNQHENIDGMIYPFGYGDGGGGPDRDLVEQMVRLKDLQGIPRITIEGPKEYFDRINNKTLNVHSGELYLAWHRGTYSSQQRIKQLNAQCEQALEAYSFWATMLEDSDETQLKRWWKCVMFNQFHDILAGVSIKDVNRQAERELMQVAEESQKALQALLAGCMEEKSGRYTLYNHTLHQLQVWVQFPVHGVVYQGSKEVPIYQGETGACALLFLPPSSPTVVKVAPPQSKKSAESSLVHERPDGLFCSNGTMSFLLDRRGVLRDVTYQGRIICRSANDLVLYQDINPDYDAWEIGKESLSMQVDTAVLDALEILTDTPNMARILLRMHIGCSKIEQTVSFDGVANEIRFSLDVDWHERHKMLKSVSEHCFVSDSYVCDTQLGYKRLPLQGNTTADRDRYEVCAQRYLALYDEAHTLLLMNSYPFGVSARDKQVGMTLLRSPLIPDERAEEGRHALHYGLTVLPEPHSGLHCKKRANQMGIQIPVLPGAWNHPPFFELLEGEAVMTTVERGEQGTVVLRISNPGRRTEQIRLVTTLLCSEVWECTLLEEKQEPVRQESDAYVVVLPPFSLRTLVFSIKKAKNARI; translated from the coding sequence ATGCTACATGATATGTCCTATCTGCCGAGACAGATGCGAAGAAGAATCGAATCCTGGACAGAGGAGCTCAGGAGGCACTTCTATGTACCGATTTGTCCTCTCGAGTGGGAAGGGTTTCTGACCTACGAGCAGCTCTCGAAAGATACCGCTATGAGCGGATCCTTCTCTTCCTTCCCCGAGGGGAGAAAATGGGGTGCGAAAGGAGAGTATGGTTGGTTTAGAAGTAGTTTTGTGATTCCTGAGGAATACTGGGGCAAGGTCACCTGTTCACCTATCGGGGTTGGAGGAGAGGCACTCGTTTATTTTGATGGGAGCGCTGTAGGGTCCATAGACCGGCATCATAAACTGGTCTATCTGAGCTACAATGGGCAGAAAGGGAAGCACACCCTTTTCGTGGAAGCCTATGCAGGAAGCGGAGTGCTCCTTGAGGGAGGAGGCCCCATCCCTCCCACACGGAGAGTATATCCACCGGTGGGCAGTACTCAACAGCGTATCGAGGGGGCCAGCGTTGGCTATATTGAGGAAGATGTCTATCAGCTCTATCACGATGTGTTCACCCTTACCAACCTTCTGGAAGTCCTGGAGCCTACCAGCCTCCAAGCAGAGAGCATTGTCGGCGCACTTACCCAGTTCACTCGAATTGTGGACTTTGAGAAGGATCACAAAGCGATGGTTGCCTCATGCACTGAGGCACGATCGCTATTAGCCCCACTGCTTTCCTGGAAAAATGGAAGCTGTGCCCCTCGTTTCTCTGTTTTTGGTCAGTCCCATATCGATCTTGCGTGGAAATGGACGGTCGAAGAGACAAAGCGAAAGTGTGGGAGGACCTACGCCAACCAGATATCTCTGCTCAAGCAGTATCCCGAGTACCGCTTTTTGTTATGTGAGCCAGCCTTGCTGGAAATGATCAGGACCTATCATCCGTCCCTCTTCGCTGAGGTGTCGGAGTTGTTATCAGATGGCCGCCTTATTGCAGAAGGTGCGTTTTATGTGGAGTGTGATACCAATCTCCCCAGTGCAGAGAGCTTGGTGAAGCAGCTGGTATACGGGCAGCGATGGTTCAAGAAGGAGACAGGTTCACCCAGCACATTTGCTTGGTTGCCTGATACCTTCGGCTTCTCTGCAAGTCTTCCCCAGATCTTGAGACAAGCTGGGGTAACAAGCTTTGGAACCCAGAAGTTGCTGCGTGCCGATCCTGAGAGTGATCCCTTTCCCTTCACAGACTTCTGGTGGGAAGGTGAGGACGGTACAAGGATACTCAGCAATATGTGCTACCGAAACAACTGTGAAATAACTCCTAAGGAACTTTACAAGCGATGGCATGTGAACAGAAACCAACACGAGAACATTGATGGTATGATCTATCCCTTTGGGTATGGGGATGGAGGGGGCGGTCCCGATCGAGACCTGGTTGAGCAGATGGTTCGTTTGAAGGATTTGCAGGGAATCCCTCGAATAACCATCGAAGGGCCGAAGGAGTATTTTGACCGGATTAATAATAAAACCTTGAATGTCCACTCAGGAGAACTCTACCTTGCATGGCATCGTGGTACCTATTCATCGCAACAGCGGATTAAGCAGCTCAATGCACAGTGTGAACAAGCCTTGGAGGCTTACTCCTTCTGGGCAACCATGCTGGAAGATAGTGATGAGACCCAGCTAAAGAGGTGGTGGAAGTGTGTCATGTTCAACCAATTTCATGACATTCTGGCCGGGGTTTCCATCAAGGATGTGAATCGTCAGGCTGAAAGAGAACTTATGCAGGTAGCAGAGGAGAGCCAGAAAGCCTTGCAGGCACTCTTAGCTGGATGTATGGAAGAGAAGAGTGGACGGTATACCCTCTACAACCATACACTCCATCAGCTACAGGTATGGGTTCAGTTTCCTGTACACGGGGTGGTGTATCAGGGCTCGAAGGAGGTGCCCATCTACCAGGGGGAAACAGGAGCATGTGCTCTGCTCTTTCTGCCTCCTTCCAGTCCCACTGTTGTCAAAGTGGCTCCTCCCCAGAGCAAGAAGTCTGCAGAAAGCAGCTTGGTGCATGAACGTCCTGATGGCTTGTTTTGCTCAAATGGGACGATGAGTTTCCTCCTGGACAGGAGGGGTGTGCTGAGAGATGTGACCTACCAGGGACGTATAATCTGCAGGAGTGCCAATGACTTGGTTCTCTACCAAGATATCAATCCAGATTATGATGCCTGGGAGATAGGAAAGGAATCTCTCTCCATGCAAGTGGATACAGCGGTGTTGGATGCATTAGAAATCCTTACCGATACCCCGAATATGGCTCGTATACTCCTTAGAATGCACATCGGCTGCAGCAAGATTGAGCAGACTGTATCCTTTGATGGGGTAGCAAATGAAATACGGTTCTCTTTGGATGTTGACTGGCATGAGCGGCATAAGATGCTCAAGAGTGTAAGCGAACATTGCTTTGTTTCTGACTCCTATGTGTGTGATACCCAGCTTGGCTATAAAAGGCTTCCCTTACAGGGAAATACCACAGCCGACCGTGACCGCTATGAGGTATGTGCCCAGCGTTATCTTGCCCTGTATGACGAAGCGCATACCCTGTTGTTGATGAACAGCTATCCCTTCGGTGTCTCTGCACGGGATAAACAGGTCGGTATGACGTTACTTCGCTCGCCACTTATCCCTGATGAGCGTGCAGAGGAAGGGAGGCATGCATTGCACTATGGACTGACTGTCCTCCCAGAACCACATTCGGGTCTCCATTGCAAAAAGCGGGCGAACCAAATGGGAATCCAGATTCCTGTGTTGCCTGGAGCATGGAACCATCCCCCTTTCTTTGAGTTACTCGAGGGAGAGGCGGTGATGACTACCGTTGAGAGAGGAGAGCAGGGGACTGTAGTGTTGAGAATCAGCAATCCAGGGCGAAGAACAGAGCAGATCAGGCTGGTGACAACTCTTCTCTGCAGTGAGGTATGGGAGTGTACGTTGTTGGAGGAGAAACAGGAACCTGTGCGCCAAGAAAGTGATGCATATGTAGTAGTACTTCCTCCGTTTTCTCTTCGTACCCTAGTATTTTCAATTAAAAAAGCAAAAAATGCTAGGATTTAA
- a CDS encoding NAD(P)/FAD-dependent oxidoreductase produces MKERYDVVVIGGGIAGLVASAYCARSGCSVLLCEQQERLGGLVNSFERDGFIYDQGIRAIENSGIIFPMLKQLGIDIPWVRSPVTLAVSDEKIVVESKESFAGYQAMLENLYPENKRDIAAIMEEIKKITTYMDVLYGIDNPMFLDSYEDLSYVRKTLLPWLFKFMNTIGKIGKLNEPVADYLKKFTRNQALIDIIAQHFFADTPTFFALSYFGLYLEYQYPYGGTGALPRALEDYLRSHDVDIQLNYPVTKINIEEQTIDGKAEYSHLIWAADLKQLYRLLKTTPLRDPKMQDTIEKTSSLLETKHGGDSIFSLFVATDLPPSYFKERSTPHLFYTPNNKGLSTVDIKALDPTIHDKQVIKEYLKAYLETTTYEISIPVLRDPNLAPPGKTAIIISTLASYELFKRIEDDGWYEEAKQFAQEHMIKTLASSLYEGLEDHILDAFTSTPCTIEKLTSNSEGAITGWAFTEGEVPVIHSMKKITKSVRTPIPHISQAGQWSFSPSGLPISVMTGKLAAGRALKELGKK; encoded by the coding sequence ATGAAGGAACGCTATGATGTGGTGGTAATCGGGGGTGGAATTGCTGGATTGGTGGCTTCTGCATACTGTGCCCGCTCTGGGTGCTCAGTCCTACTCTGCGAGCAACAGGAGAGGCTTGGTGGACTGGTTAATTCCTTCGAACGAGATGGGTTTATCTACGATCAGGGGATTAGGGCTATTGAGAACTCTGGCATTATCTTCCCAATGCTGAAGCAACTGGGTATCGATATTCCATGGGTGAGAAGTCCAGTCACCCTTGCAGTCAGCGATGAAAAAATCGTGGTAGAAAGCAAAGAAAGCTTTGCCGGCTACCAAGCAATGCTTGAAAACCTATATCCCGAAAACAAGCGTGACATTGCAGCAATCATGGAGGAGATCAAGAAAATCACCACATATATGGATGTACTGTATGGGATCGACAATCCCATGTTCCTCGACTCGTATGAAGACCTCTCCTACGTTCGAAAAACCCTCTTGCCATGGTTGTTCAAGTTCATGAACACCATCGGAAAAATCGGAAAGCTGAATGAACCTGTAGCCGATTACCTTAAAAAGTTCACCAGGAACCAGGCTCTTATAGACATTATTGCCCAGCACTTCTTTGCTGACACACCTACATTTTTCGCCCTTAGCTATTTTGGTCTCTACCTCGAGTACCAGTACCCCTACGGGGGAACTGGTGCACTTCCTAGAGCACTGGAGGACTATCTTCGCTCCCATGATGTGGACATTCAATTGAACTACCCTGTCACCAAGATCAATATAGAAGAGCAGACCATAGATGGCAAGGCTGAATACAGCCATCTCATCTGGGCAGCAGATTTAAAGCAGCTCTACAGACTTCTTAAAACGACACCACTACGTGATCCAAAAATGCAAGATACTATAGAGAAAACAAGTAGCCTGCTTGAAACAAAGCACGGAGGAGACTCCATTTTCTCGCTTTTTGTTGCAACCGATCTTCCTCCATCGTATTTCAAGGAACGTTCCACTCCCCACTTATTCTATACCCCAAACAACAAGGGATTGAGTACGGTAGACATAAAAGCGTTGGATCCTACAATCCATGATAAACAAGTGATCAAGGAGTATCTCAAGGCATATCTAGAAACCACCACCTATGAGATTTCCATCCCTGTGCTCAGGGATCCTAATCTGGCTCCTCCAGGAAAGACAGCCATCATTATCAGTACCTTAGCTTCCTACGAGCTTTTCAAACGTATTGAGGATGATGGTTGGTATGAGGAGGCTAAGCAGTTCGCACAAGAGCACATGATCAAAACACTTGCTTCCTCTCTCTATGAGGGACTCGAAGACCACATTCTGGATGCTTTCACTTCCACCCCGTGTACGATTGAAAAGCTGACAAGTAATAGTGAGGGAGCGATCACGGGTTGGGCATTCACCGAAGGAGAGGTTCCAGTTATCCATTCGATGAAAAAGATAACCAAATCCGTCAGAACCCCAATACCCCACATAAGCCAAGCAGGTCAGTGGAGTTTCAGCCCCTCTGGGCTGCCCATATCAGTCATGACTGGTAAACTGGCCGCCGGTAGGGCATTAAAAGAGTTGGGAAAGAAATGA